The Impatiens glandulifera chromosome 3, dImpGla2.1, whole genome shotgun sequence genome contains a region encoding:
- the LOC124930523 gene encoding F-box/kelch-repeat protein At3g23880-like, translating into MDIESDDPTEDHFDSDHLASSLPEEIIIEILIKLPVKSLLQFMCVCRSWCALISNPMFVKKHLRAVTEDENYEHHKLITKSFCADVEWSSLLSVLREESPIGTHSLDYPMKHPRDWVGLVGSLNGLVCISIDQSFIFLWNPSTRISKRLLHSDTTHHRRQDVRYGFGYDEGSSEYKVVCIYTIFNYLELSFDTNVKIYGLKSDSWKTVENYPKCYTMSTMGVFVSGSLHWDSDIKSGINNYHSIISLDLSKETFSVISSPCSRQEGNLNLKIGALGGCLALFCNFVGEKIDVWVMKEHGKIESWSKLFSLPTLYVPMFCFCSTPLCISKRNEVFLVNGPHLVVYNLETKTVRHSLLDKFNYVLEAVTYTESLVTPFSE; encoded by the coding sequence ATGGATATAGAGAGTGACGATCCTACGGAAGATCACTTCGATTCCGACCATCTCGCTTCCTCCCTGCCAGAAGAAATTATTATAGAAATCCTAATCAAACTACCCGTCAAATCCCTCCTCCAATTTATGTGTGTCTGCAGATCCTGGTGTGCTTTGATCTCTAATCCTATGTTTGTCAAGAAGCATCTGAGAGCTGTAACCGAAGACGAGAATTATGAACACCATAAACTCATTACGAAATCCTTTTGTGCTGATGTAGAATGGAGTTCTCTCTTATCTGTTCTGCGTGAAGAATCTCCTATTGGAACACATTCCCTCGATTATCCAATGAAGCACCCACGCGACTGGGTTGGCTTAGTTGGTTCCTTGAATGGGTTGGTTTGTATTTCTATAGatcaatcttttatatttttatggaaCCCATCTACAAGGATATCAAAGAGGCTTCTTCATAGTGACACTACACATCATCGACGTCAAGATGTAAGATATGGGTTTGGCTATGATGAAGGTAGTTCCGAGTATAAGGTGGTTTGTATTTACACAATATTCAATTATCTTGAATTATCATTCGATACCAATGTTAAGATTTATGGGTTAAAGAGTGATTCATGGAAGACTGTTGAAAATTACCCTAAATGCTATACTATGAGTACTATGGGCGTTTTTGTTAGTGGGTCACTTCACTGGGATTCAGATATCAAAAGCGGGATTAATAATTATCATAGTATCATCTCTTTAGATTTGTCGAAAGAAACCTTTTCTGTAATCTCATCACCCTGTTCTAGGCAGGAGggtaatttgaatttaaagatAGGGGCTTTAGGTGGATGCCTCGCTTTGTTTTGTAACTTTGTTGGGGAAAAAATTGATGTATGGGTGATGAAGGAGCATGGAAAAATAGAGTCTTGGTCTAAATTGTTTTCATTACCCACTTTATATGTTCCAATGTTTTGCTTTTGTTCTACACCCTTGTGTATTTCCAAGAGAAATGAAGTGTTTTTGGTTAATGGACCGCATTTGGTGGTGTATAATCTGGAGACTAAAACGGTCAGGCATTCCCTCCTTGACAAGTTCAACTATGTCCTAGAAGCAGTCACTTATACTGAGAGTCTAGTCACACCTTTTTCTGAATGA